The Streptomyces sp. JB150 genomic interval GGCGAGCGGGAAGGACAGCTCGTCCGTGAGGGCGGCCAGAGGTTCGGTGATGCCGCCCCTCACGCGGACCGTCGCCTCATGCTCAGCACGTCTGCTTCCAGGGCCGCCAGTCGCCGAGGTAGGCGGCGCGGGTCGCCGACTCGGCCTGCTCGTCGGTGAGCCGGGGCCGGTTGCCGGGGACGGTGACGCGGGCGCCGGGACCCAGGTTGCGGTACTCGGCGAACCGCTGCTCCTGCCACGGGAAGGCGTTCGACATGTTCGCGTAGGGGGCGACCGCGTCGATGCCGCTGCCGAGCCAGGTGTCCCGCACGACGAGGGACGGCCGGGCGGTGGGGTCGGAGCTGGGCACCCAGGGGCGGGCCAGCTTGTAGTACGCGTCCGGGGCCTCGCTGGTGATGCGGCAGCGGGTCGCCAGGTAGCCGCGCGGGTTGGCGGCCGCCGTCGACGGGGCGAAGACGAAACCGTACGGGGCGCCGGACAGGTCGGTGCGGTTCAGGGTGCGGAAGTGGCAGTGCTCGAAGACGGCGGTGGCGCGGCCGAAGACGAAGTCGACGTCGCCCTCGGCGTAGCAGTGCGAGAAGTACTGGCGGGCGAAGACGGTCAGCGCGGTCGTGTCGGCGTAGAGGGTGTCCTGGTGGCCGAGGAAGCGGCAGTGGTGGAAGGCGGAGCGGTCGCCCATGACCTTGAGGGCGACCGCCTGGGTGCCGGTGACGCCGGGGTGGTCGGCGCGCAGCCAGTCGTTGGCGAAGGTGATCCGGTGGGCGGTGAAGCCGTCGGCGCGGATGGTGGTGGTGGCCGAGCCGGAGGTGCCGTGGGTGCCGCCGCCGGGCTTGGGGGTGCCGGCCGCGTTGTCGTACACGATGACGACGGCGCGCGGGTCGTCGGCGGCGCCGATCCAGGTCATCTGCGTCCGGGTGGCGTCGACGGAGACGGTCTCGCGGTAGACGCCGGGCGCGAGGACGAGGGTGCGGCCGGTGCCGTCGGCGGCGTGCACGGCGGCCTGGACGGTGGTGAAGTCGCCCCGGCCGTGCGGGTCGACGTACAGGGTGCCGGGGGTGCGGCGGGCGGCCGGGGAACCGTACCGGCCGAACGGGCGGTGCTCGTGCGCGGCCCGCGCGGGGAGGGCGGCCAGGCCGAGCGCGGCGGCCGCGCCGGCGCTCGCCAGCAGCAGTCCCCGCCGTGACAGGGGGGAACGGAGGTGGGGCGAGGGCATGCGGGTGCTCCTTCGGGGTGCGGCGGCTTTGGCCGCGCTCGCCGGGGCCGGGGCGGCGGTGCGCCCCGGCCCCGGCGAGCGGCGGGCCGGTCGGTGGTGCGGTGCCCTGGGCGGGAGGCGTCAGCAGAGGCGGCCGGCGCCGGCGCGGTGGTCGACGATGCCGGGGACGGCGCGGGGGTGGTCGACCCGGGTGCGCAGGGTGGGCGTCCAGCCGGCGCCGGACTGCAGGGTCTCGGCGGGGATCTCCGCGTTGTGCACGGCGATCAGGTCGGTGAGCTTGCCGTTGACGTGGTTGTGCTCGGCGGTGAGCGGCGCCTCGCTCCACTTCTTCAGCACCTTCGCGGTGCTGACGCCGGGCGCGAGGGAGAAGGCGTTGTGGGTGGCGTACAGCCGGGAGTTCGCGCCGATGCCGAAGACGTAGCCGAACTTCTGGCCCTTGGTGACCACGAAGTGGTTGTTGTACGCGTCGACCTGACCGAACCGCACGCGCGGGGCCCGCTCGACGATGCCCTCGAAGCGGTTGTGGTGGAGGGTGACCCGCAGCTTGCCGGAGTCGGTGGCGCCCGCCCCGTCGCTGTTGCCGATGAGCATGGTCTTGTCGTGGTCCTTGAAGGAGTTCCACGAGACGGTGACGAGGTCGCCGCCGCGCACCACGTCCACCAGTCCGTCGTGCTGCTGGTAGACCTTGCCGAAGTGGACCGGCAGGGAGCTGTCGGGGTAACGGCCGTCGGTGAGCGTGTTGTGGTCGATCCACACGTGGGTGGAGCCGTACACCACGACACCGTCGTACTCGGAGTTCCAGGCGCCGGTCCCGTTGTCGTCGGTGGGGTCCCACTGCGGGAAGCAGTCGACCGGGGCTTCGATGGTGAGGTTGCGGATGATGACGTTGTCGACGCCGCGGATCTGGAGGCTGCCGCCGCGGATCCCGGCGTCCCGCCCGACGCCGACAATGGTCGTGTTCGCCGGGATGTTCGCCTTGATGACCTTGTCCTGGTTGGCGGCGGACGCGGCGCGCAGGTCCTCCTGTTCGCCGCTGACCGGCTTGTCGTTGCCCCAGACGGCCGGGTCGTAGTCGGCGAGGTACTGCCGGAAGTCGTAGCCCTCGGCGGCGAAGGCGGCGCAGCCCTCGGAGACGGCGTCGATGACGCCCTTGACCTTGATGATCCTGGGCGCGCTGCCGCCGTCCGCGAGGGCGGCCTTGAACTCGGCCCAGGTGGTCACCGTGTAGACGTGCGCGGCGTCGGCGGCCGATCCTCCGGTCGTGCCGGTGCCGTGGGAGGCCCACCCGTCCCCTGCGGCCAGCACCTCGCGGCCGAGGTCGCGGGGCCCGGCGTGGGCGGTGGCGGTCCCGGTGACGCCGAGGACCAGTGCGGCGCACCCGGTGAGCGCGACGCACTTCACCGCCGTACTGGTGACGTGCTCATGCCATCTTTGTGCATTCATGCTGCGGCTCTCTCTTCTGCCATCTGACGGTCGGACGGTTACGCGGCGGCCGGCGGCCAGCTGATCCAGGACTCGGGGATCTCCTCGTCGAGCCGGCGCACGTCCCGCGGGCCCAGCACCCGCGTGCGCAGCAGCTCCCGCACCACCAGCCGCGCCACGGCGATCGCGCCCGGCGGGTTGAAGTGCGTGTTGTCCTGCTCGGTCGCCGTCCAGTTGAAGTACCTCTTGCTCTCCTCGACGCCCAGCTCCTGCCACAGCGCCAGCGACAGCGCCTGCACGTCGAGCAGCGCCACGCCCTCCTCGCGGGCGAGCGCGCGCATCGCCGCCGGATAGTCGCCGTGGCTCGGCAGCGCCCTGCCGCCCGCGTCGAACCGGCGCCGCTCCACCGCGGTCGCCAGCACGGGCCGGGCGCCCCGGGCACGGGCCCCGTCGAGGTACAGCCGCAGGTAGTCCTGGTACGTCGTCCAGGGCTCGGTGTACCGGGCGGGGTCGGCGCTCTTCTCGTCGTTGTGGGCGAACTGCACGATCAGGACGTCACCCGGCCGGATCTCCCCGAGCAGGACATCGAGCCGGCCCTCGTCCACGAAACTCTTCGAACTGCGCCCGTTCACCGCGTGATTGGCCACGGGCAGGTCCCTGCGCAGGAAGAAGGGGAGCGCCATCCCCCACCCGGTCTCCGGCGCCGCGTCCGCGTACTTCTGCGCGGCGGTCGAATCCCCGGCGATGTGCATCGTCCGACGGCGCCCGGAAGAGGCCTGCGCGACACCGCTCGCCGCGAAGGCGAGGGGAACGGCGGCGAGCGCGGCGGAAGCGGCCTGTCTACGGGTCATGGACACGGTGGCACCTTTCGAAACACGGGACGGCCCGCGGCCCAGAACCGACAGGCCGCCCCACGGCGAATCCGGAACCCTTACTGATTGCGCTGCTTCCACTCGGCCTGGGCCTCGTTCAGCTGCTCGGCCAGCGTGTCCAGGAACTCCTTCGCGTTCAGGTCACCCAGCAGCACCTTCTGGAAGTTCGGCTCGTTCTCCGCCTTGGAGATCGTGTTCCAGTCCGGCAGGTAGTACGGCAGCTGGACGATCGTGGTGGAACCGTCGCTCAGCGCCTCGGCCGCCAGCTTCGTCGGCTCCGCCTTCGACACCCACGCGTCCTTCGCGGCGTCCGTGTTCGCCGGCACCTGGCCCGCCGACTCGTTGAACTTCGAGTTCTCCTCGTGCGAGAGCGCGAACTCGATGAACTTCCAGGCGGCTTCCTTGTTCTTGGAGCTCTTGAACAGGCCCAGCCCGTCCACCGGGTTGGACACCTGCACCCGCTTGCCACCGGGCCCGGTCGGCTGCGGAATGCCCCGGAACTTGTCGGTGCCGAGCGCCTTCACGTGGTCCTGGTACGACCCCAGGTTGTGGTTGAGCATGCCGATCGTGCCGGAGTCCCACTGCGCGACCATCTTGGTGAAGTCGTTGTTGAGGTCGGCGGACGGCGTGACCTTCTTGTACAGCGCCGCGTACTTCTCCAGCGCCTCGACGTTCTTCGGGTCGTTGACCGTGGTCTTGTCGCCGTTCCAGAACGAGGTGATCCCGCTCTGCCCGTACATCGCGTCCAGGGCCTGGGCGATGGATCCGGCGCCGCCGCGGATGGTGTACCCGAACTCGTTCTTCTTGGCGTTCGTCAGCTTCTCGGCCGCCTCGAAGAAGCGGTCCCAGGTGGTCGGCTCCTCCAGGCCGGCCTTCTCGAACAGGTCGGTGCGGTAGTACAGCACGCCGTTGTTCGCGGAGGTCGGGATCGAGTACAGGGTGCCGTCGCCGCCGCCAGCGGCCTTCATCGACTCGACCATGTCCTCGTTGAGCTTGCCCTTGAGCGAGGACCCGGCGAGCCGCTCGTCCAGCGGTTCCAGCGCGCCCTGCGCGGAGAACCCGGCGAGCATGGCCGCGCCGACCCCGCCGACGTCCGGCAGCCCGCCGCCCTGGATGGCCGTGTCGACCTTGGACTGGTACTCGGTGGAGGAGATGCCGACGTACTCGACGTCGATCTGCGGGTTCGCCTTCTCGAAGTCGGCGATGATCTGCTTCCAGATGTCGGTGCGGACACCGCCGTTGTTGTCCCAGAAGACGATCTTGCCCTTGCCGCTGCCCTCGGAGCCCTCGCCGCCGCCCCCACCGCTGCCGTCGTCGCCGCAGGCGGTGGCGGTGAGCGCGAGAACGGAGCCCAGGGCGACGGCGATGGCAGCGCGCCTGCTTCTGCGGATACTGATCTTCATTGATCGGCTCTCTTCTTCGGGTTCTTGGGGTTGTTCGGGGGGTCGGGTGGTTCGGGTTCTTCGGGTTCCAGCGGATATGTGGTTGTGGGGGGTCAGTGACGGGCGTGCGGCGCGTCCTGCCGCGGGAAGCCGCCCATTCGGGCCGGCGGGGAGGCCCTGGTCGCGGCGGGCGGCTCTAAGTCGCGGACGCCCTGCCCGGCCGGGGCGGCCGGGCCGCAGCCGATGCCGGTCGCCGGCCGGCTGCCGAGCGCGCTGATCACCGGCCCTTCGACGACCGTGACCGGTTCGGGGCTGTCGGTCGTCAAGGTGTCCTGGCCGCCGGCGGAGGCGGTGTCCTCGGGGACGGTCCGGTCACCGGCCGAACGCGTCGCCGGCGCCTGCCCGCCGTCCGGCTCGTGCGCGGCCCCGTCGGAGCCGTTGCCGAAGGGGAGGTCGCGCGCCGTGGCGTCCCCGGCGGAGTTCCGCACCGTGGCGCCGCCGTTCGAGCCGCCGTGCGCGGCGGGCGTGCCGTAGACGATGACGGTGCCGGAGCGGTCCTGTCCAGTCCCCTGCGGCACGATCTTCGGCTCGTTCGCGGGACGGTGGCCCCCGGCCCGGCAGGTGCCGGGCGCGACGGCGGTCGTCACGGGCCCGTCGTCGCCGCCCCGCACCACGCCGATGCCCTGCTGCGGCCCGGAGAAGCGCCTGACGAGCGCCGGCACGGCGCGCGCCGGGTCCAGCCGGTAGGCGTAGAAGTCCCGCGGGTCGAAGGCGGCGCCCCGGGTGTCGTGCCGCCCGCTCGTGTTCTTCAGGACCGAGCCGCGCTGCACCAGTTCGGCGGTCGCGTCGGCCTGGTAGGGATGCTGGACGTCCTCGTAGTACGAGTTCTCGATGACCATCCTGGTCCCGCCGCGCGACCAGTTGCCGTACGTCCACACCGGATCGCCCGGATCGGCCTGGGCGGTCAGGTAGTTGTTGTAGAGGTGGGCGTAGGCGGCGTTGTCGACCGAGGGGTTGCGCTGTTTGGTGCCCCGGAACCAGTTGTGGTCGACGGTGATCTGCGTCCTGACGTCGGCCGTCCAGCCCACGCCGAAGGTCTTGTTGTTGTCCTCGAACCGGTTGTGGGAGACGGTCACGTACTCGCTGTTCTTGCGGATGTCGAGCTGGCCGTCGCAGATGCGCGAGAAGCGGTTGTGGTCGATCCAGACGTGGTGGACGGTGTCCATCTGGATGCCGTCGAAGTCGGTGCCCTTGCAGTCCCAGTCGCCCTCGACGGCCGAGTCGCGGATCGTCAGATTGCGGATGATCACGTTGTGGGTGCCGGGGCTCAGGTGGAACTCGCCCTGCACCAGCTCGCCGGTCGTCCCGACGCCGACGATGGTCTTGTCGGAGGCGACCTCGACGCTCGCGCCGAACGGCTGCGCGGTGATGCTGCCCGCGACCCGGATGACGTACGGCCCGGGCGCGGCGGCGTACTTCGCCAGCGCGGCCTGGTCCGTGACGGTGACGACCTCGCCGCCGGCGCCGCCGGTGGTGCCGCCGGCGAGCGAGGCGAAGCCGTGCGGGTGGTCGGACCAGCGGGACGGGGCGGCGGGGGTGCCCGCCCCGGCGGCCGGCGGGGCGGCGTGGGCCTCCCCGAGGGCCCCGAGACCCAGCGCGGCGACGAGGCCGGCGACGGCGGCCACCACCTTGCCGTGCCCCGGTCTCGGCAAGCGCTTGCCAGGGGGGTGCGTCATTGCGGCTCCCAACAGGCGTACGAGGGACGGATGGGGTCAGATCGCGGTGATGCGGAACTGCGTGAACGTGGCGGCGCCCGCGTGTCCCTGCCCGTCCTCGCCGGGGGCGAGCGCGAACAGGCCGAGCAGGGCGCCGACCCAGCGCCACGGGGTGGCGGCGAAGACCTGGCCGGAGGGGCGCAAGCCGTCCCCGGTGTCGGCGAGGAACCGGCAGCGCGCGCCGGGCCGGATCTCGATGCGCAGCCTGACCGTCCCGTCCGGGGCGAGCCGGGCGTGCTCGGCGTCCCGTTCGTGCTCGGCGACCGGCTCGGCGTACCGGTGCACCAGGTGGACCGTGCCGTCGGCGCCCCGCTGGAGCCCGATCCAGCTGAACGCGTCGCCGAGCACGGCGAGACCGGCCCGCGCGCCCGGTTCCCCGCTGTCCAGGCGCAGGGTGACCTCGGCGGCGGCGGGGGTGCCGGGCAGCCGCTGGGTGAGGACGTTCGGCACCCGGCGCAGGTCGTGCGCGTCGGCCGAGCGGACGCAGGTGAGCCGCAGGCCGTCGCCGGAGTGCTGGGTGGCCCAGCCGTCGCGCGGGTTGGCGGTCCACTGCCACTGGCGGCCGTACCGTCCGCCGGGGAAGTCGTCGTCGGTGGCGGGCGCGGCCGGCGGCTGCGGCGGCAGGCCGGGCCTCTTGTGGACGGTGACGGGGGCGCCGTCGTCGCCCAGCACCGGCCAGCCGTCCGCGCCCCAGCGCATCGGCTGGAGGTGGACGACCCGGCCGTAGGCGCCGCGCTGCTGGAAGTGCAGGAACCAGTCCTCGCCGGACGGGGTGCGCACCCAGCCGCCCTGGTGGGGCCCGTTGACGTCGGTGTCCTTCTGTTCGAGGACCACCCTCTCCTCGTACGGCCCGAAGAAGCCGCGTGAGCGGAAGGCGCCCTGCCAGCCGGTCTCCACTCCCCCGGCCGGGGCGAAGATCCAGAACCAGCCGTCGTGCCGGTAGAGCTTGGGGCCTTCGAGGGTGAACCAGCCGGGGATGCGGTCGGCGTCGACGATCACCTTGCCCTCGTCGAGCAGGGACGTGCCGTCGGGGTGCATCCGGTGGCCGGTGAGGCGGTTCTTGACGCCGGAGCGGGACTTGGCCCAGGCGTGCACCAGGTAGGCCTCGCCGGTCTCGTCGTCCCACAGGGGGCAGGGGTCGATCAGGCCCTTGCCCTCCTTCAGCAGGTGCGGCTTCGTCCACGGCCCGCGGATCTCGGGGGCGTTGATCTGGAAGATGCCCTGGTCGGGGTCGCCCCAGAAGAACCAGAAGCGGTCGTCGTGGTGTCGGAGCGACGGCGCCCAGACACCGCAGTCGTGGCGCGGCCTCGCGAACTCCCGCGCGGGTTCGAGGCGGTCGAGGGCGTGGCCGACGAGGGTCCAGTTCACCAGGTCGCGGGAGTGCAGCAGCGGCAGTCCGGGGACGCGGCCGAAGCTGGAGGCGGTGAGGTAGAAGTCGTCGCCGACGCGGACCACGTCCGGGTCGGACCAGTCGGCGTTCAGGACCGGGTTGGTGTACTCGTCCGTCACGGAGTGACCGCCTTCCGGATCAGGGCC includes:
- a CDS encoding pectinesterase family protein, giving the protein MPSPHLRSPLSRRGLLLASAGAAAALGLAALPARAAHEHRPFGRYGSPAARRTPGTLYVDPHGRGDFTTVQAAVHAADGTGRTLVLAPGVYRETVSVDATRTQMTWIGAADDPRAVVIVYDNAAGTPKPGGGTHGTSGSATTTIRADGFTAHRITFANDWLRADHPGVTGTQAVALKVMGDRSAFHHCRFLGHQDTLYADTTALTVFARQYFSHCYAEGDVDFVFGRATAVFEHCHFRTLNRTDLSGAPYGFVFAPSTAAANPRGYLATRCRITSEAPDAYYKLARPWVPSSDPTARPSLVVRDTWLGSGIDAVAPYANMSNAFPWQEQRFAEYRNLGPGARVTVPGNRPRLTDEQAESATRAAYLGDWRPWKQTC
- a CDS encoding pectate lyase, with amino-acid sequence MNAQRWHEHVTSTAVKCVALTGCAALVLGVTGTATAHAGPRDLGREVLAAGDGWASHGTGTTGGSAADAAHVYTVTTWAEFKAALADGGSAPRIIKVKGVIDAVSEGCAAFAAEGYDFRQYLADYDPAVWGNDKPVSGEQEDLRAASAANQDKVIKANIPANTTIVGVGRDAGIRGGSLQIRGVDNVIIRNLTIEAPVDCFPQWDPTDDNGTGAWNSEYDGVVVYGSTHVWIDHNTLTDGRYPDSSLPVHFGKVYQQHDGLVDVVRGGDLVTVSWNSFKDHDKTMLIGNSDGAGATDSGKLRVTLHHNRFEGIVERAPRVRFGQVDAYNNHFVVTKGQKFGYVFGIGANSRLYATHNAFSLAPGVSTAKVLKKWSEAPLTAEHNHVNGKLTDLIAVHNAEIPAETLQSGAGWTPTLRTRVDHPRAVPGIVDHRAGAGRLC
- a CDS encoding rhamnogalacturonan acetylesterase, whose protein sequence is MSMTRRQAASAALAAVPLAFAASGVAQASSGRRRTMHIAGDSTAAQKYADAAPETGWGMALPFFLRRDLPVANHAVNGRSSKSFVDEGRLDVLLGEIRPGDVLIVQFAHNDEKSADPARYTEPWTTYQDYLRLYLDGARARGARPVLATAVERRRFDAGGRALPSHGDYPAAMRALAREEGVALLDVQALSLALWQELGVEESKRYFNWTATEQDNTHFNPPGAIAVARLVVRELLRTRVLGPRDVRRLDEEIPESWISWPPAAA
- a CDS encoding sugar ABC transporter substrate-binding protein — its product is MKISIRRSRRAAIAVALGSVLALTATACGDDGSGGGGGEGSEGSGKGKIVFWDNNGGVRTDIWKQIIADFEKANPQIDVEYVGISSTEYQSKVDTAIQGGGLPDVGGVGAAMLAGFSAQGALEPLDERLAGSSLKGKLNEDMVESMKAAGGGDGTLYSIPTSANNGVLYYRTDLFEKAGLEEPTTWDRFFEAAEKLTNAKKNEFGYTIRGGAGSIAQALDAMYGQSGITSFWNGDKTTVNDPKNVEALEKYAALYKKVTPSADLNNDFTKMVAQWDSGTIGMLNHNLGSYQDHVKALGTDKFRGIPQPTGPGGKRVQVSNPVDGLGLFKSSKNKEAAWKFIEFALSHEENSKFNESAGQVPANTDAAKDAWVSKAEPTKLAAEALSDGSTTIVQLPYYLPDWNTISKAENEPNFQKVLLGDLNAKEFLDTLAEQLNEAQAEWKQRNQ
- a CDS encoding right-handed parallel beta-helix repeat-containing protein, coding for MTHPPGKRLPRPGHGKVVAAVAGLVAALGLGALGEAHAAPPAAGAGTPAAPSRWSDHPHGFASLAGGTTGGAGGEVVTVTDQAALAKYAAAPGPYVIRVAGSITAQPFGASVEVASDKTIVGVGTTGELVQGEFHLSPGTHNVIIRNLTIRDSAVEGDWDCKGTDFDGIQMDTVHHVWIDHNRFSRICDGQLDIRKNSEYVTVSHNRFEDNNKTFGVGWTADVRTQITVDHNWFRGTKQRNPSVDNAAYAHLYNNYLTAQADPGDPVWTYGNWSRGGTRMVIENSYYEDVQHPYQADATAELVQRGSVLKNTSGRHDTRGAAFDPRDFYAYRLDPARAVPALVRRFSGPQQGIGVVRGGDDGPVTTAVAPGTCRAGGHRPANEPKIVPQGTGQDRSGTVIVYGTPAAHGGSNGGATVRNSAGDATARDLPFGNGSDGAAHEPDGGQAPATRSAGDRTVPEDTASAGGQDTLTTDSPEPVTVVEGPVISALGSRPATGIGCGPAAPAGQGVRDLEPPAATRASPPARMGGFPRQDAPHARH
- a CDS encoding glycoside hydrolase 43 family protein, with the translated sequence MTDEYTNPVLNADWSDPDVVRVGDDFYLTASSFGRVPGLPLLHSRDLVNWTLVGHALDRLEPAREFARPRHDCGVWAPSLRHHDDRFWFFWGDPDQGIFQINAPEIRGPWTKPHLLKEGKGLIDPCPLWDDETGEAYLVHAWAKSRSGVKNRLTGHRMHPDGTSLLDEGKVIVDADRIPGWFTLEGPKLYRHDGWFWIFAPAGGVETGWQGAFRSRGFFGPYEERVVLEQKDTDVNGPHQGGWVRTPSGEDWFLHFQQRGAYGRVVHLQPMRWGADGWPVLGDDGAPVTVHKRPGLPPQPPAAPATDDDFPGGRYGRQWQWTANPRDGWATQHSGDGLRLTCVRSADAHDLRRVPNVLTQRLPGTPAAAEVTLRLDSGEPGARAGLAVLGDAFSWIGLQRGADGTVHLVHRYAEPVAEHERDAEHARLAPDGTVRLRIEIRPGARCRFLADTGDGLRPSGQVFAATPWRWVGALLGLFALAPGEDGQGHAGAATFTQFRITAI